One window from the genome of Leptospira johnsonii encodes:
- a CDS encoding xylulokinase yields the protein MKSKVYVLAYDIGTTGTKTCLFEIGDRLTLVHSVTQEYGLTLLEGGGVEQDPQDWWNSMRETTAQVLKETKLDPAEIRGISFCSQMQGLVLVDKDLKPVRPAMSYMDQRAREEMKKGIEHGLKIEGLNAYKLLRSLQITGAVAGSVKDPLWKYKWVEAKEAEKFARVYKWLDVKDYLTARCTGRATMTLDSAFATFLYDSRPGKSRWHKGLCKMFGVRPEHLPDLIQSTDLIGGLTQTSAKELGLKEGTAVFGGGGDATLIGIGAGAVEEGDTHIYAGTSGWVSTVTKKRTVDINARIASIVGARAGYYNYFGEQETSGKCLQWVKDHLALDEIDVYLEKKNVTEGEDAVHESLFAFLFESIKDTPAGSDGVIFTPWLHGNRCPFEDPAARGMFFNIGLDTGKRKLIRSVIEGISFHKRWILELSQAKIPASSTIRFVGGVARSPIICQILADITGKTIETIDHPQNAGATGAAAIAALGLGKIHSFEEIKNLIPSKERWNPNLANKSVYDRNFSVFKKLYEANKAHYAILNTYK from the coding sequence ATGAAATCAAAAGTCTATGTTTTGGCTTACGATATAGGAACTACCGGGACCAAAACTTGCCTATTTGAAATAGGTGATAGGCTTACTCTTGTACATTCCGTAACCCAAGAATACGGGCTCACACTTTTAGAGGGCGGAGGAGTGGAGCAGGATCCCCAAGATTGGTGGAATTCGATGAGAGAAACCACCGCTCAGGTCTTAAAAGAAACCAAATTAGATCCTGCAGAAATCCGTGGGATCTCTTTCTGTTCTCAAATGCAAGGTCTCGTCTTAGTGGACAAGGATCTGAAACCGGTTCGTCCAGCAATGAGTTATATGGACCAAAGGGCCCGGGAAGAAATGAAAAAAGGGATAGAGCATGGGCTCAAGATAGAAGGTCTGAATGCTTATAAACTTCTTCGTTCCTTACAGATCACTGGTGCAGTCGCTGGAAGTGTAAAAGATCCATTATGGAAATATAAATGGGTAGAAGCTAAAGAAGCAGAAAAATTCGCAAGAGTATATAAGTGGTTGGATGTGAAAGATTATCTGACCGCCAGATGTACTGGCAGAGCGACAATGACCTTGGATTCTGCATTCGCCACTTTTCTGTATGATTCTCGTCCCGGCAAAAGCCGTTGGCATAAGGGACTTTGCAAAATGTTCGGAGTTCGTCCTGAACATCTTCCCGATCTCATCCAATCTACGGATCTAATTGGCGGACTGACTCAAACATCCGCAAAAGAACTCGGCTTAAAAGAAGGAACTGCGGTTTTCGGTGGAGGGGGGGATGCAACTCTCATCGGAATAGGGGCAGGTGCGGTAGAAGAAGGGGACACTCATATTTATGCAGGGACTTCCGGTTGGGTCTCTACAGTGACTAAGAAAAGAACTGTGGACATCAACGCCAGGATTGCGTCTATCGTGGGTGCGAGAGCGGGTTATTATAATTATTTCGGAGAACAGGAAACCTCCGGTAAATGTCTGCAATGGGTCAAGGATCATCTTGCCCTAGACGAGATAGATGTTTATTTAGAAAAAAAGAATGTAACGGAAGGAGAAGACGCAGTACACGAAAGTCTTTTTGCATTCTTATTCGAATCTATCAAGGATACTCCTGCAGGAAGTGACGGAGTTATCTTCACTCCTTGGTTGCATGGGAACCGTTGTCCTTTCGAAGATCCTGCAGCTAGAGGAATGTTCTTTAATATAGGTCTGGATACAGGAAAAAGAAAACTCATCCGATCCGTGATCGAAGGGATTTCATTTCATAAGCGTTGGATCTTAGAATTGTCCCAAGCAAAGATCCCTGCTTCTTCCACGATTCGATTTGTGGGTGGAGTTGCACGTTCTCCTATCATTTGTCAGATCTTAGCGGATATCACAGGTAAGACGATAGAAACGATAGATCATCCTCAAAATGCAGGGGCAACGGGAGCGGCAGCAATTGCTGCATTAGGATTAGGTAAAATTCATTCTTTTGAAGAGATTAAAAATTTAATACCTAGTAAAGAAAGATGGAATCCGAATCTTGCGAACAAATCGGTATACGATCGGAATTTTTCCGTATTCAAAAAGTTATACGAGGCTAATAAGGCGCATTACGCAATCTTAAATACATACAAATAA
- a CDS encoding TetR/AcrR family transcriptional regulator, with product MKRIEQSNRVRAKILEVSRKLFVSEGYEKATIRRIIEEAEITTGSLYHFFKNKEEILLAIAGEVFNEAGETAERLVGEMDPPLVFAMEVGLQFYLCQKKLTIAETYLAAYKTQGVTDMIGNRGSHRSKALFEKYNPEFDEQEYLIRTLAFRGVFQSLLEEMVHSGKIDRLRMMATVIQLGLTTFGVPKEEMEIALQKTFRLLKERAAEIESLSEGLLQIFVNGR from the coding sequence ATGAAGAGAATAGAACAGTCTAATCGAGTTCGGGCGAAAATTTTAGAAGTATCCCGAAAACTTTTCGTAAGCGAAGGATATGAGAAGGCGACCATACGTAGGATCATCGAGGAAGCAGAGATCACTACCGGAAGTCTATATCATTTTTTCAAGAACAAGGAAGAGATACTTCTCGCGATAGCGGGAGAAGTATTCAACGAGGCAGGCGAAACCGCAGAACGTCTGGTAGGTGAAATGGATCCTCCTTTGGTTTTTGCCATGGAAGTAGGATTACAGTTCTATCTATGCCAGAAAAAACTTACCATAGCGGAAACATACTTGGCGGCATATAAAACCCAAGGTGTGACCGATATGATCGGGAACCGCGGGTCCCATCGAAGCAAAGCTTTATTCGAAAAATATAATCCTGAGTTCGATGAACAAGAATACCTGATCCGCACCTTGGCATTCAGAGGAGTATTCCAAAGTCTTTTGGAAGAAATGGTGCATTCAGGAAAAATAGACAGACTCAGAATGATGGCAACGGTCATTCAATTAGGCCTGACTACATTCGGAGTTCCTAAAGAAGAAATGGAAATCGCATTACAAAAAACCTTCCGACTTCTAAAAGAAAGAGCCGCCGAGATAGAATCGCTTTCCGAAGGACTGCTGCAGATTTTCGTAAACGGACGATAA
- a CDS encoding 1-acyl-sn-glycerol-3-phosphate acyltransferase, producing the protein MAEKEQSVGRWQKEFFENIHLFKRSGMSEEEAKKILQKFLYLCSVTPMPPVMDVFKDPSSLERIGVYTPPEKKAREFMIEFLSPIMKFFTVEGIENLSAVKPLIGKYPVTLISNHLSHLDAPAIFQLLYHASPEGREVAEQLVFIAGRLAYEPDFTRLGLYMFGTLLVCSKRDMADNPSLSDVMTKINMRAFRHSQKLQQEGKIAAIFPEGTRSRDGRLMPFVDTVYHYVANKVILPISLEKTDKILPTTSLLFNQVAGKLTIGKPVLVGELSKKEMAHFPKDIEHLPFPEHGDKKQFLIDNLALLVGQNLNKHQHGIYRNLYSADARDQNKLIKVPKEPKEKVVVIGNSSMGIAIATVLANKDINVLVYHPDQEYTSQSNTERRDLRTYSLYKLPPNLTFTSDPEELKTATLFIQGTNPWELHTIYPDLQPHLSKNKAPFFNIIKGFTSAGLILDDLQHGLGLEDDRIGVISGASYPDQIMERKISGFEIAAVNESLIPRIQKLLTTGYIFPRPAIIPTDVKGVQLGGALKTIYALVMGIVEGYFQQTLGGNVDNSLFHLSNRFFNEMVKVGVSMGGKPETFQGLSGLTDFMLSCFGTDAKDRKTGYDIANGHPSEKMSNGFYGLKVMPNLMKIDPNEVPIMYAAYEVVINKKDVRKVAEGMEERLSRV; encoded by the coding sequence ATGGCAGAAAAAGAACAATCCGTCGGAAGATGGCAGAAGGAATTCTTCGAAAACATTCACCTATTCAAAAGATCAGGAATGAGCGAAGAAGAAGCAAAAAAGATACTTCAGAAATTTCTTTATCTTTGTTCCGTAACTCCAATGCCTCCGGTCATGGATGTTTTTAAAGATCCATCCTCCCTGGAAAGGATCGGTGTGTACACCCCTCCTGAAAAGAAGGCCAGGGAATTCATGATCGAGTTCCTTTCTCCTATCATGAAATTTTTTACGGTAGAAGGTATCGAAAACTTAAGCGCTGTAAAACCTTTGATCGGAAAATACCCGGTTACATTGATTTCCAATCACCTAAGCCATTTGGATGCTCCTGCAATCTTCCAACTTTTATATCATGCGTCTCCTGAAGGTAGAGAAGTAGCCGAACAATTGGTGTTTATCGCCGGACGTTTAGCTTACGAACCCGATTTTACCAGACTCGGACTGTATATGTTCGGAACTCTTTTGGTCTGCTCCAAGAGAGACATGGCAGATAACCCAAGTCTTTCCGATGTAATGACCAAAATTAATATGAGGGCATTCCGACATTCTCAAAAACTGCAACAAGAGGGGAAGATCGCTGCCATCTTCCCGGAAGGAACCAGATCCAGGGACGGAAGACTGATGCCCTTTGTGGACACTGTCTATCACTATGTTGCAAATAAGGTCATCCTTCCAATTTCCTTGGAGAAGACGGATAAGATCCTTCCTACCACAAGTTTACTTTTCAATCAAGTAGCAGGAAAGCTAACCATCGGCAAACCAGTGTTAGTTGGAGAATTATCCAAAAAGGAAATGGCCCATTTCCCTAAAGATATCGAACATCTTCCATTCCCGGAACATGGGGACAAAAAACAATTCCTGATCGATAATCTGGCTCTGCTTGTAGGACAGAACCTGAACAAGCACCAGCACGGTATTTACAGGAACTTGTACAGTGCGGACGCTAGAGACCAAAACAAACTGATCAAGGTGCCTAAAGAACCGAAAGAAAAAGTGGTCGTGATTGGGAACAGCAGTATGGGAATTGCAATCGCTACCGTACTGGCAAACAAAGATATTAACGTTCTAGTCTATCATCCGGACCAAGAATATACTTCTCAGTCCAATACGGAAAGAAGAGATCTCAGAACTTATTCTCTCTACAAACTTCCTCCGAATCTTACATTCACTTCCGATCCGGAAGAATTAAAAACTGCGACCTTGTTTATCCAAGGAACGAATCCTTGGGAATTGCATACGATCTATCCGGATCTGCAACCTCATCTTTCCAAGAACAAGGCTCCATTCTTCAATATTATCAAAGGATTTACAAGCGCAGGTTTGATCCTGGACGATCTGCAACATGGATTGGGATTAGAAGACGATAGGATTGGAGTGATTTCCGGTGCTTCTTATCCGGACCAGATCATGGAGAGAAAGATTTCCGGATTCGAGATCGCGGCCGTGAACGAAAGCCTCATTCCTCGTATTCAAAAATTATTAACTACAGGTTATATTTTCCCAAGACCTGCGATCATTCCTACGGACGTAAAGGGAGTTCAGTTAGGCGGAGCTCTCAAAACAATTTACGCTCTTGTAATGGGAATTGTAGAAGGTTATTTCCAACAGACCCTAGGCGGGAATGTGGACAATTCTCTCTTCCATCTTTCCAATCGTTTCTTCAACGAAATGGTAAAAGTAGGAGTTAGCATGGGAGGAAAACCGGAAACATTCCAAGGCCTCTCCGGATTGACCGACTTTATGTTATCTTGTTTTGGAACGGATGCAAAAGATAGAAAGACAGGATACGATATAGCAAACGGTCATCCTTCCGAGAAGATGTCTAACGGATTCTACGGGCTGAAGGTAATGCCAAACCTAATGAAAATAGATCCGAACGAAGTTCCGATCATGTATGCAGCTTACGAAGTGGTCATCAATAAGAAAGACGTTCGTAAAGTTGCAGAAGGAATGGAAGAAAGGCTGTCGAGAGTTTAA
- a CDS encoding ATP phosphoribosyltransferase regulatory subunit, with the protein MTHNPPEFSEKKWIPDGFHFFGPNESSERRDLLDSLSSKLKGFKYSEVFLPSFDYSSSFLLTMSAEDSSALYRFRDSDGNEISPSADLTVQAVKGMAGFAHRKENQRIFYQGKIFRDYGRKSGSRKEILQVGAEHIGGSGAPAILGILKEISGLFSGIKLRSPLTIVLGNVGVFHSVLESLELSRSEKRQLSFLLYRKNLPEIRRFLESRNASRIFPVLESLCLGFVSHKEDLGKKFASLGLSNSFQKIISETGEIIGSLGKTPGLEFCSDYTLIPDLEYYTGFVFQGYVSGSSEPVLTGGSYDHLYELFSGTQKDACGFAINVDALETVLEPTWELNDVKPV; encoded by the coding sequence ATGACACATAATCCTCCAGAGTTTAGTGAGAAAAAATGGATCCCGGACGGGTTTCATTTTTTCGGACCGAACGAGAGTTCGGAAAGAAGGGATCTTCTCGATTCCCTCAGTTCCAAGCTCAAAGGATTCAAATACTCTGAGGTATTTTTACCTTCTTTCGATTATTCTTCTTCTTTTTTGCTCACCATGTCGGCGGAAGATTCTTCTGCATTGTACAGATTCAGGGATTCCGACGGAAATGAGATCTCTCCTAGCGCGGATTTGACGGTCCAAGCAGTAAAAGGTATGGCTGGTTTTGCGCACCGCAAAGAAAACCAACGTATCTTTTATCAGGGAAAAATTTTCAGAGACTACGGTAGAAAGAGCGGATCTCGGAAGGAGATCCTACAAGTAGGCGCAGAACATATAGGCGGTTCAGGCGCCCCAGCTATTTTAGGAATTTTGAAAGAGATTTCCGGATTATTCTCCGGAATTAAACTGCGTTCGCCACTAACAATAGTGCTCGGGAATGTAGGGGTCTTTCATTCTGTTCTGGAGTCCTTGGAACTTTCCAGATCCGAAAAAAGGCAATTGTCGTTTTTATTATATAGGAAGAATCTTCCGGAGATCCGTCGTTTTCTGGAAAGTCGAAACGCTTCTAGGATTTTCCCGGTATTAGAGTCTTTATGTTTGGGATTTGTCTCTCATAAGGAAGATCTGGGCAAAAAGTTTGCTTCTTTAGGACTTTCTAATTCTTTCCAAAAGATCATCTCCGAAACCGGAGAAATTATAGGCTCTTTAGGTAAAACTCCTGGTTTGGAATTTTGTTCGGACTATACTCTTATTCCGGATTTGGAATATTATACCGGATTCGTTTTCCAAGGGTACGTGTCTGGAAGTTCAGAACCGGTTCTAACCGGAGGGTCTTACGACCATCTATACGAATTATTCTCCGGAACCCAAAAAGATGCCTGCGGATTTGCGATCAATGTAGACGCATTAGAAACAGTATTGGAACCCACTTGGGAATTGAATGACGTGAAACCGGTTTGA
- a CDS encoding adenylosuccinate synthase produces MPATLVVGTQWGDEGKAKVIDYLSKDTDIIVRYQGGANAGHTVVVHGKKYVFHLVPSGVIYDQTVCVIGNGVVLDPTFFIEECDKLQAEGFPVYEKLLISDACHLLFPFHGLIDSARESNCAPDRKIGTTKKGIGICYADKMMRIGLRVGDLLENDFETRLQQLVDEKNKELVKLYDVEEISTKDILDNVKRFYSKIQKNIINTPYYLESQLKAGKKILLEGAQGTGLDVDFGTYPYVTSSNPTTGGAFIGSGIAFHHLKSVIGITKAYTTRVGEGPFPTELLGEEGEKLRTLGAEYGATTGRPRRCGWFDTEVLRHAVRINGLTSIALTKIDVLSAYDKIPVAVAYERNGKKLDCFPSQGLDQVKVIYEEFPGWKTDITGIGEFDKLPSACKDYIRTLEKLIGVRIDLISTGPDRKDTIASGF; encoded by the coding sequence ATGCCCGCAACATTAGTGGTCGGAACCCAATGGGGTGACGAAGGGAAAGCAAAAGTAATCGATTACCTTTCCAAAGATACGGATATTATAGTACGTTACCAAGGCGGAGCTAACGCCGGACATACGGTGGTGGTTCACGGTAAAAAATACGTGTTTCATTTGGTCCCTTCCGGAGTCATTTACGACCAAACCGTTTGTGTGATCGGTAACGGTGTGGTTTTAGATCCTACATTCTTTATTGAAGAGTGTGATAAGCTTCAAGCAGAAGGGTTTCCAGTGTATGAAAAACTTCTGATCAGCGATGCTTGCCATCTTCTTTTTCCATTCCATGGTCTGATCGATTCCGCAAGAGAGAGTAATTGTGCTCCGGATCGTAAGATCGGAACCACCAAAAAAGGGATCGGTATCTGTTACGCAGACAAGATGATGAGGATAGGTCTTAGAGTAGGGGACCTTCTCGAAAACGATTTCGAAACAAGGCTCCAACAGCTGGTGGATGAAAAAAACAAAGAGCTCGTAAAACTCTACGACGTAGAAGAGATCTCTACCAAAGACATTTTAGATAATGTAAAAAGATTTTATTCAAAGATCCAAAAAAATATCATCAACACTCCTTATTATCTGGAATCACAATTAAAGGCCGGCAAAAAAATCCTCTTGGAAGGTGCTCAAGGGACCGGACTCGATGTGGATTTTGGTACTTATCCGTATGTAACTAGTTCCAATCCTACTACTGGGGGAGCATTCATCGGATCGGGGATCGCATTCCATCATTTAAAGAGTGTAATCGGAATCACAAAAGCGTATACCACAAGAGTGGGAGAAGGTCCTTTCCCTACGGAACTTCTTGGGGAAGAAGGAGAAAAGCTTAGAACTCTAGGTGCGGAGTATGGCGCAACCACAGGAAGACCTAGACGTTGCGGTTGGTTCGATACAGAAGTGTTGAGACATGCAGTTCGTATCAACGGACTTACATCTATTGCACTTACTAAGATAGATGTTCTTTCTGCTTACGATAAAATTCCTGTGGCAGTAGCTTACGAAAGGAACGGCAAAAAACTGGATTGTTTCCCTTCTCAGGGCCTGGACCAAGTAAAGGTAATCTACGAAGAATTCCCTGGTTGGAAAACAGATATCACCGGCATCGGAGAATTCGATAAACTTCCTTCTGCATGTAAGGATTATATCCGCACTTTGGAAAAATTGATAGGAGTTCGTATCGATTTGATCTCTACCGGACCGGACAGAAAGGATACGATAGCTTCCGGATTCTAA
- a CDS encoding TIGR02757 family protein yields the protein MPPSTVLKKKNLKKSFDLLYRNYTKPEFLDSDPLFLCYLYDSPEDREFVGLLSALFAYGNVTAIRGFLSRLLEPMGKRPKQYLLSHGTKIWKNKLGPYRFQKEKDILLFLQAIRLAYLEIEKSGEKFLESWFKPIRPKDVGLERRIAGFQSRLSEILTSLDPGWKSYGLGFLIGLGNPKSAHKRYCMFLRWMVRKEAPDLGLYKNIQTSELLFPLDTHINRLSNILGITERRTSDLKKSREVTDYFQKFYPEDPLRMDFALCRLGILRKCKSVYIAELCESCDLKEVCKIYGKSRKTVGTATEN from the coding sequence ATGCCTCCTTCTACTGTGCTCAAAAAGAAAAACCTGAAAAAAAGTTTCGATCTTCTGTACAGGAACTATACTAAACCAGAATTCTTAGATTCTGATCCATTATTTTTATGTTATCTTTACGATTCTCCGGAAGATAGGGAATTTGTAGGACTTCTTTCTGCGTTATTCGCCTATGGCAACGTTACTGCGATCCGTGGATTTCTCTCCCGACTTTTGGAACCGATGGGCAAACGTCCCAAACAATATTTACTCTCTCATGGGACCAAGATCTGGAAAAACAAATTAGGGCCTTATCGTTTTCAGAAAGAAAAGGACATTCTTCTATTCTTGCAAGCGATCCGATTGGCTTATTTGGAAATTGAAAAATCAGGAGAGAAGTTTTTAGAATCTTGGTTTAAGCCGATCCGTCCCAAAGATGTGGGTTTAGAAAGAAGGATTGCCGGTTTTCAATCCAGGCTTTCCGAAATTTTGACTTCCTTGGATCCGGGTTGGAAGTCCTACGGCCTAGGTTTTTTGATCGGACTCGGAAATCCTAAATCGGCACATAAACGTTATTGTATGTTCTTAAGATGGATGGTCCGTAAAGAAGCGCCGGATCTGGGTTTGTATAAGAACATTCAAACATCAGAGTTATTATTTCCGTTAGATACTCATATCAATCGTCTTTCTAATATTTTAGGGATTACGGAAAGAAGGACTTCCGATCTCAAAAAATCCAGAGAGGTCACTGACTATTTCCAAAAGTTTTATCCGGAAGACCCTTTGAGAATGGACTTTGCCCTATGTAGACTTGGGATCTTGCGTAAATGCAAAAGTGTTTATATCGCCGAGCTATGTGAGTCTTGCGATCTGAAAGAGGTTTGTAAAATTTATGGAAAGAGTAGGAAGACAGTTGGTACCGCCACGGAGAATTGA
- a CDS encoding hydroxymethylglutaryl-CoA lyase translates to MSLKITEVGPRDGLQNEKSEVPTKDKLLYIQKLVAAGLKHIEATSFVKKENIPQLGDAKELSASLDLKGNVHFSALTPNLKGYQAAISSGFKEVAVFTAASESFTKKNINRTIQESIDGFKEIFAEAKKDGLLVRGYVSTVIDCPYEGKIDPKKVLEVSKILLDQGAYEISLGETIGTAVPAEVEKLLNILLKEIPVDKLAGHFHDTYGMAISNVQKSYELGIRSFDSSSGGLGGCPYAKGASGNLATEDLVYFFHKSGIQTGIDLSKLLEASAFMEGILQRKLASRSYIALKAKAAS, encoded by the coding sequence ATGAGTTTGAAAATTACGGAAGTAGGACCAAGAGATGGACTCCAAAATGAAAAGTCGGAGGTCCCCACAAAGGATAAATTACTTTATATCCAAAAGCTGGTCGCGGCCGGCCTAAAACATATAGAAGCCACTTCTTTCGTAAAAAAAGAAAACATTCCTCAATTAGGAGACGCAAAAGAACTCTCCGCTTCCCTGGATCTTAAAGGAAATGTTCATTTTAGCGCACTCACTCCGAATTTAAAAGGATACCAAGCTGCGATCTCTTCCGGATTTAAAGAGGTAGCTGTGTTCACTGCCGCTTCAGAATCGTTTACTAAAAAAAATATCAATCGCACCATCCAAGAGTCCATAGATGGATTTAAGGAAATTTTCGCGGAAGCAAAGAAGGATGGATTATTGGTAAGAGGTTATGTTTCCACAGTGATCGATTGTCCTTACGAAGGAAAAATTGATCCGAAAAAGGTTTTAGAAGTTTCTAAAATACTTTTGGACCAAGGAGCTTACGAGATCTCTTTGGGAGAAACCATTGGCACTGCTGTTCCTGCAGAAGTGGAAAAATTGCTTAACATTCTTCTGAAAGAAATCCCTGTAGATAAATTGGCAGGACATTTTCATGATACATATGGAATGGCGATCTCGAACGTCCAAAAATCTTACGAGTTAGGAATTCGATCTTTCGATTCTTCTTCCGGTGGTTTAGGTGGTTGTCCTTACGCAAAAGGAGCTTCGGGAAACTTGGCCACAGAGGATTTGGTTTACTTCTTCCATAAATCAGGGATACAAACTGGAATAGATCTTTCTAAATTATTGGAAGCGTCTGCGTTTATGGAAGGGATCCTGCAAAGAAAACTGGCTTCTCGTTCCTATATCGCATTAAAAGCGAAAGCGGCTTCTTAA
- a CDS encoding ABC transporter ATP-binding protein gives MSEKKEPIIVLEGVSLSSSERTYLSGVNLQVEAGEFLGILGRSGSGKSTLLRLILDLPLPSSWKKTGSIRIFGKSKKEIPARWIQPVFQDPVLVFNPLWTVERSLREPLQLFKEENLYESLLEKWLPILGLEGKDRNRLPSFFSGGELQRFSLLRALLCRPKILCLDEATSALDPILNHQVLQSLLDLNQKEGVTILWVTHNIKSANKFCSRIVEIESLNSISASALN, from the coding sequence GTGTCCGAGAAAAAAGAACCGATCATCGTTTTGGAAGGAGTTTCCCTATCTTCTTCCGAAAGGACCTACTTGTCCGGGGTGAACCTGCAAGTTGAAGCAGGAGAATTTCTCGGGATTTTAGGCCGTTCCGGTTCAGGTAAGTCCACACTCTTACGACTTATATTAGACCTTCCGCTTCCTTCTTCTTGGAAAAAAACGGGTAGTATCCGGATTTTCGGAAAATCCAAAAAAGAAATCCCAGCCAGATGGATCCAACCGGTTTTCCAAGATCCTGTTTTGGTTTTTAATCCGCTTTGGACTGTAGAAAGAAGTTTAAGAGAACCTCTGCAATTATTCAAAGAAGAAAACTTATACGAGTCTTTATTAGAAAAATGGCTTCCGATCTTGGGCTTGGAAGGTAAGGATAGAAATCGTCTTCCTTCTTTTTTTTCGGGAGGAGAATTACAAAGGTTCTCTCTTCTTCGCGCGCTACTTTGTCGTCCTAAAATTTTATGTTTGGACGAAGCGACTTCAGCACTAGATCCAATCTTAAATCATCAGGTCTTGCAGTCTCTTTTAGATCTGAATCAGAAAGAGGGAGTTACTATTCTTTGGGTGACACATAATATCAAGTCAGCGAATAAGTTCTGTTCTCGCATCGTGGAAATTGAATCTTTAAATTCTATATCCGCTTCTGCCTTGAATTGA
- a CDS encoding tetratricopeptide repeat protein has translation MRTISLLKEYLQGLNFAKPLCIFLFLIFPNIAYAQFKIGDSEYAGLLWGENEFLDPEFYQDGSLARSEQDFIVAAGRHWKGAPPPSKASFEYGGKQIVNSGIFNNEAVGLLQSADPKKREKAISMLEAGMRFDPSFFAFRYNLGRAYHIEKKYQKAIFQYEYAIAEVPKYYRTYMHLGVLYELLNEQIQAVIYYKKAVELNQFQTEALVLLAEHYIRTDLKNRAQIYIKKALTIDQNSPDAKLGLARLEIMGGRDYYAYKIFRNTDLYDDQGKKRPYNKKFHFYFAETASKIGDYVTAAKEYEELLKFPNDPFFTEFSLKIIERRRDLAKRFAEIKAADEDAEKEGQ, from the coding sequence ATGAGGACAATTTCCCTTTTAAAAGAGTATTTACAAGGCTTAAATTTTGCCAAGCCTCTCTGCATATTCTTATTCTTGATCTTTCCTAATATAGCCTATGCACAATTCAAAATAGGAGACTCCGAGTATGCAGGTTTACTCTGGGGAGAGAATGAATTTTTAGATCCCGAGTTCTACCAAGACGGAAGCCTGGCCCGCTCTGAGCAGGATTTCATAGTAGCTGCTGGCAGACATTGGAAAGGAGCCCCTCCCCCTTCCAAAGCAAGTTTCGAATACGGAGGAAAACAGATCGTTAATTCCGGGATTTTCAATAATGAGGCTGTAGGCTTATTACAGTCTGCGGATCCTAAAAAAAGAGAGAAGGCAATCTCCATGTTAGAAGCTGGGATGAGATTCGACCCTTCCTTCTTCGCTTTTAGATATAATTTAGGAAGAGCTTATCATATAGAAAAAAAATACCAGAAAGCGATCTTTCAATACGAGTATGCGATCGCAGAAGTTCCCAAATATTACAGAACGTATATGCACTTGGGAGTTCTTTACGAACTACTGAACGAACAGATACAAGCGGTCATATATTATAAAAAAGCGGTCGAGCTGAACCAGTTCCAAACAGAGGCATTGGTACTTCTCGCAGAACACTATATCAGAACTGACCTGAAAAACAGGGCCCAGATTTATATTAAAAAAGCGTTAACCATAGACCAGAATAGCCCGGATGCAAAGCTGGGGCTCGCGCGTTTAGAGATCATGGGCGGAAGAGATTACTACGCCTATAAAATTTTCAGGAATACGGATCTATACGACGACCAAGGGAAGAAGAGGCCTTATAATAAAAAATTCCATTTCTATTTTGCAGAGACTGCGAGTAAGATCGGCGATTATGTCACTGCTGCAAAAGAATATGAGGAGTTATTAAAATTCCCCAATGACCCTTTCTTTACCGAATTCTCCCTTAAAATTATAGAAAGAAGAAGGGACCTGGCAAAAAGATTCGCAGAGATCAAGGCCGCTGACGAGGACGCAGAGAAGGAAGGGCAATAG
- a CDS encoding ABC transporter ATP-binding protein has protein sequence MVSLQTSIPVLECSNLSYSIGRKSVLKNVSFSVFPNEVLFVRGMNGSGKTTLLKSILQHDKFKDQFKFPSSKSPKLSYLGHDLGLYTTLSLEENLEYFRGIAGDCRPEDQIISWLKDFRLWHRRKDPVSSFSRGMKQKAALVRALLPNVDLYLLDEPLTALDSEGESKARSVLENVLDSSSIIMVTHDPNFTLKAKSRLLELGENSK, from the coding sequence TTGGTCTCATTGCAAACATCGATCCCAGTATTGGAATGTTCTAACCTATCGTACAGTATCGGACGGAAATCGGTTTTAAAGAACGTTTCCTTCTCCGTTTTTCCGAACGAGGTTTTATTTGTAAGAGGAATGAACGGTTCCGGAAAGACTACATTGCTCAAATCCATTCTGCAACACGATAAATTCAAGGACCAGTTCAAATTCCCTTCTTCCAAATCACCTAAACTTTCCTATCTGGGGCATGATCTGGGTTTATATACAACTTTAAGCCTGGAAGAAAATCTGGAATATTTCAGAGGGATTGCAGGAGATTGCCGTCCGGAAGACCAGATCATTTCCTGGTTAAAGGATTTTCGTCTTTGGCACAGAAGAAAGGATCCTGTTTCTTCTTTTTCCAGGGGAATGAAACAGAAGGCCGCATTAGTCCGTGCTCTTTTGCCTAACGTGGATCTTTATCTTTTGGACGAACCATTGACTGCTTTGGATAGCGAGGGAGAATCCAAGGCGAGATCCGTTTTGGAGAATGTTTTGGATTCTTCTTCCATCATCATGGTGACCCACGATCCTAATTTTACTTTAAAAGCAAAGTCCCGACTTTTGGAATTGGGAGAAAATTCCAAGTGA